CCAGGTATTTCTGATCCCGGTTATGAGTTGGTCGTGGCCTGCATTGACGCGGCGATTCCGGTTATTCCTCTCCCAGGCCCTAATGCTGCCCTCACAGCCCTAATTGCCTCGGGATTACCCACTAATCGGTTTATTTTTGAGGGATTTTTACCTACCAAGCCCAAAGTCAGACATGAAACCCTCCAGGCCTGGGCCAAGGAACCCCGGACGATTATTTTTTATGAATCCCCCCACCGCCTCCCCGAAACCTTAACTGAATTGATCTCCCATCTTGGCCCTGTCAGACAAATTGTGATTGCCCGAGAACTAACCAAGCTCTACGAAGAATTTTGGCGGGGAACCTTAGGAGAAGCAATCAGCTATTTTCAAACCCATCCGGCCAAGGGGGAACTGACGATTATTCTGGCTGGCTCAACCCCAACAATAAAAACTCATTCCTCAGAAGATATTAAAACTGCCCTCCAACACCATTTCCAACAAGGGCTTTCCCCATCCCAGGCCAGTCGGGAATTGGCATTAGAAATGGGTTTGTCCCGGCGTTATGTCTATGGCCTGGCCTTGGAGCTAAATGATGAATTTTCGGCTGAATCTTAATGGGCAAATCTCAAAACTGGATAACTCTCCATAACTGAGGGGGCCTGGTTAATCGCAAATTTGGTACAGTTCAATTTAACTTGTCAAAAATTATCATCTCTGGATTACTTTTATGAGTTACCCCATGTCCCGCCAGGCCTATGCCGAAACCTATGGCCCCACAGTCGGAGATCGGGTGCGTTTGGCTGATACCGAGCTAGTTATCGAAGTCGAGCAGGATTTCACCACCTACGGCGAAGAAGTCAAATTTGGTGGCGGCAAAGTAATTCGGGATGGCATGGGCCAAGCACCTACTACCAATGCTGATGGGGCCGTAGATGCCGTGATTACCAATGCCCTGATTCTCGACTGGTGGGGAATTGTCAAAGCCGATGTGGGCATTAAAGATGGGAAAATCGCCGCCATTGGCAAAGCTGGAAATCCCAACATTCAAGACAACGTGACGATTGTGATCGGGCCAGGCACAGAAGCGATTGCCGGAGAAGGGATGATCCTGACAGCGGGCGGGATTGATAGCCATATTCACTTTATTTGTCCCCAACAGATTGAAGTCGCCATTGCCTCAGGCGTGACCACCATGATCGGGGGCGGAACCGGGCCAGCCACAGGAACCAACGCGACAACTTGCACCCCCGGCCCCTGGAACCTATACCGAATGTTGCAAGCGGCCGATGCTTTTCCGATGAATTTGGGCTTTTTAGGGAAAGGAAATAGCGCAAA
Above is a genomic segment from Pseudocalidococcus azoricus BACA0444 containing:
- the rsmI gene encoding 16S rRNA (cytidine(1402)-2'-O)-methyltransferase — protein: MGNSSQAIPGYLYLVPTPIGNLADISARALGILQTVDLIAAEDTRHTGRLLQHCQISTRQISFHQHNTQQRIPELVELLQAEKSIALVTDAGMPGISDPGYELVVACIDAAIPVIPLPGPNAALTALIASGLPTNRFIFEGFLPTKPKVRHETLQAWAKEPRTIIFYESPHRLPETLTELISHLGPVRQIVIARELTKLYEEFWRGTLGEAISYFQTHPAKGELTIILAGSTPTIKTHSSEDIKTALQHHFQQGLSPSQASRELALEMGLSRRYVYGLALELNDEFSAES